A section of the Myxococcus virescens genome encodes:
- a CDS encoding ATP-binding protein: MSTKRYSEAGLRVLVDTFRNPMLAVVEGRVLVANDAYVALLGLQRAQVEGRSVMDFIQPEDRSRVVERYWRVEAGAPLHEGSQLFQVPCAGGVAREVAVTASRFVLERGGGGLLLNCVPMENRPPEMSVAERLVETSAGLVSAHSENAVRRVALKGLEAAGFRARLLRWDGEGLLARDGEPLPEDARLGLESLADGRPVFGGSDQAAPTHVYLPVGGPQAEVLWVEGHWVAPHHGSVLMLFAKVVGAALADARVQAESARSRWEMEAVAQMARFVAQPSPPTQEDFLERVASLLQADAAALHLSTPPEATLMLSSHVGFQDAADARRLTGVLSCGAEGALSSSADEAPLVAQSGGRLGAGAAVCLIRGGGVCGRLQVLRAPGKPFDERDLRLLGTLSELLVTLLEQRRLRAESSRQLAETRLLLDLARTTSGVLETSSILDVAADFLVRLLDVSNCYILLYDESARLLRGAAASIAHRDYFRTVVLPLHGDGLAARVARERRPIAVEDVTAADGGFNPELAHRFDEKALLALPLTSREELIGVVVVDDTRGPRAFGPELIELAEATCGQLALSIANARLYESLWASYAELAATRAEMVKRERLAALGELSAIVAHEVRNPLGVIFNAVASLRRLLVPGGDAAMLLDILGEESDRLNRIVGDLLDYTRPRDPVLQQEDLGRVLQDSLEAARMQGGGADRSIRIQSDVEPGLPPVPMDRRLIRQALVNVAVNAIQSMPQGGLVQVRARREAHAGREQLRIDVVDQGPGIPAELLHRVFEPFFTTKAQGTGLGLAVVRRILEEHRGEIAVDSIPGRGTTFTFRLPFSQPPSFP; this comes from the coding sequence ATGAGTACCAAGCGCTACAGCGAGGCAGGGCTTCGCGTCCTCGTCGACACCTTCCGCAACCCCATGCTGGCGGTGGTGGAGGGACGGGTGCTCGTGGCCAATGACGCCTATGTCGCGTTGCTCGGCCTGCAACGCGCCCAGGTGGAGGGCCGCTCCGTCATGGACTTCATCCAGCCGGAGGACCGCAGCCGCGTGGTCGAGCGCTACTGGCGGGTGGAGGCCGGTGCGCCGCTCCATGAGGGCTCCCAGCTCTTCCAGGTCCCCTGCGCGGGTGGCGTGGCGCGCGAGGTGGCCGTCACCGCGTCCCGCTTCGTGTTGGAGCGCGGGGGCGGGGGCCTGCTGCTCAACTGCGTGCCCATGGAGAACCGGCCGCCGGAGATGTCGGTGGCCGAGCGGCTGGTGGAGACCTCCGCGGGGCTGGTGTCCGCGCACTCGGAGAACGCCGTCCGCCGCGTCGCCCTGAAGGGCCTGGAGGCCGCGGGCTTCCGGGCCCGGCTGTTGCGCTGGGACGGCGAGGGCCTGCTGGCTCGGGATGGGGAGCCCCTGCCGGAGGATGCGCGCCTGGGGCTGGAGTCGCTCGCGGACGGGCGCCCCGTCTTTGGTGGCTCGGACCAGGCCGCGCCCACCCACGTCTACCTGCCCGTGGGCGGCCCCCAGGCCGAGGTGCTGTGGGTGGAGGGCCACTGGGTGGCGCCGCACCATGGCTCGGTGTTGATGCTCTTCGCCAAGGTGGTGGGCGCCGCGCTGGCGGACGCGCGCGTGCAGGCGGAGAGCGCGCGCAGCCGCTGGGAGATGGAGGCGGTCGCGCAGATGGCGCGCTTCGTCGCGCAGCCGTCTCCGCCCACGCAGGAGGACTTCCTGGAGCGCGTCGCTTCACTGCTCCAGGCGGACGCCGCGGCCCTGCACCTCTCGACGCCTCCCGAAGCCACGCTGATGCTGTCCTCACACGTGGGCTTTCAGGACGCGGCGGACGCGCGCCGGCTCACGGGCGTGCTGTCGTGTGGCGCGGAGGGCGCGCTGTCCTCGTCCGCGGACGAGGCCCCGCTGGTGGCGCAGTCCGGAGGGCGGTTGGGGGCGGGCGCGGCGGTGTGTCTGATTCGCGGCGGCGGGGTGTGCGGGAGGCTCCAGGTGCTGCGCGCGCCGGGGAAGCCCTTCGACGAGCGGGACCTGCGCCTGCTGGGCACGCTGTCGGAGTTGCTGGTGACGCTGCTGGAGCAGCGCCGGCTGAGGGCCGAGTCCTCGCGCCAACTGGCCGAGACGCGCCTCCTGCTGGACCTGGCGCGCACCACATCCGGCGTGCTGGAGACGTCGAGCATCCTGGACGTGGCCGCCGACTTCCTCGTCCGCCTGCTGGACGTGTCCAACTGCTACATCCTGCTGTACGACGAGAGCGCCCGGCTGCTGCGTGGCGCCGCGGCCTCCATCGCGCACCGCGACTACTTCCGCACGGTGGTGCTGCCCCTCCATGGAGACGGCCTGGCGGCGCGCGTGGCGCGTGAGCGCAGGCCCATCGCGGTGGAGGACGTGACCGCCGCGGACGGAGGCTTCAACCCGGAGCTCGCGCACCGTTTCGACGAGAAGGCGCTGCTGGCGCTGCCGCTCACCTCGCGCGAGGAGCTCATCGGCGTGGTGGTGGTGGACGACACGCGGGGCCCGCGCGCCTTCGGCCCGGAGCTCATCGAGCTGGCGGAGGCCACGTGTGGCCAGCTGGCGTTGTCCATCGCCAACGCGCGCTTGTACGAGTCACTGTGGGCCAGCTACGCGGAGCTGGCCGCCACGCGCGCGGAGATGGTGAAGCGCGAGCGGCTGGCCGCGCTGGGCGAGCTGTCCGCGATTGTCGCCCACGAGGTGCGCAACCCGCTGGGCGTCATCTTCAACGCGGTGGCCTCGCTGCGCCGGCTGTTGGTGCCGGGCGGGGACGCGGCCATGTTGCTCGACATCCTGGGGGAGGAGAGCGACCGGCTCAACCGCATCGTCGGTGACCTGCTGGACTACACGCGTCCCAGGGACCCGGTGCTCCAGCAGGAGGACCTGGGCCGCGTGCTCCAGGATTCGCTGGAGGCCGCGCGGATGCAGGGCGGCGGCGCGGACCGCTCCATCCGCATCCAATCCGACGTGGAGCCCGGCCTGCCGCCGGTGCCCATGGACCGCCGCCTCATCCGACAGGCGCTGGTCAACGTGGCGGTCAACGCCATCCAGTCCATGCCGCAGGGTGGACTCGTGCAGGTGCGCGCGCGCCGTGAAGCCCACGCGGGGCGCGAGCAGCTGCGCATCGACGTGGTGGACCAGGGCCCGGGCATCCCCGCCGAGCTGCTCCACCGCGTCTTCGAGCCGTTCTTCACCACCAAGGCCCAGGGCACCGGCCTGGGCCTGGCCGTCGTCAGGCGCATCCTCGAGGAGCACCGGGGCGAAATCGCCGTGGACAGTATTCCGGGGCGCGGTACCACCTTCACCTTCCGGCTGCCGTTCTCGCAGCCTCCGTCCTTCCCATGA
- the selB gene encoding selenocysteine-specific translation elongation factor gives MIVGTAGHIDHGKTSLVKVLTGIDTDRLKEEKRRGITLELGFAHLTLDDGAVAGVVDVPGHERFVKAMAAGSGGVDLVVLVVAADEGVMPQTREHLDICRLLGVRAGVIALTKSDTLAELGPEWRALVEADLSALTVGTFLESAPVVACSARTGAGVDALRAALTRAAAALPERPSEGPAFLPVDRVFTIKGFGTVVTGTLLSGALAVDDAVSLLPGLPGPLRVRGVQRHGDAVSVVEAGQRAAVNLAGVEPEALRRGMVLVRAGELPETRMLDVELTLLPAAPSPLPRRSKLLLHLGTAQVEATVALLDVERLEPGETTLAQLRLGASVGALVGQRFILRGARALPGRGATVAGGRILSISPPKRRKGGAKAVAPLLEADPAGQAAWLLRQAGYRGLTQPELFGRSALGPRVLTRALELLGARGGALLIDRERRLYLSGEVFLALQGRALALLATFHEREPLREGLSREELRQRLSSALDARAFQRVLQSLVEGGRVELERDVVRLKGRGRTLSLGDTAARARLAAELSAAALAPPSLPELEQKLQLPASRLRELLGVMVVEGAAVRVSEGLWFAAGALASLRERLVAHLREKKEITTQDFKEMVGQSRKFVIPLSEYFDREKVTLRVGEKRVLRRG, from the coding sequence ATGATTGTCGGGACGGCGGGCCACATCGACCATGGCAAGACGTCCCTGGTGAAGGTGCTCACCGGCATCGACACCGACCGGCTGAAGGAAGAGAAGCGCCGCGGCATCACCCTGGAGCTGGGCTTCGCCCACCTGACGCTGGATGACGGCGCCGTGGCCGGCGTGGTGGACGTTCCGGGTCACGAGCGCTTCGTGAAGGCCATGGCCGCTGGCTCCGGCGGCGTGGACCTGGTGGTGCTGGTGGTGGCCGCGGACGAGGGCGTGATGCCCCAGACGCGCGAGCACCTGGACATCTGCCGGCTGCTGGGCGTGAGGGCCGGCGTCATCGCCCTCACCAAGTCGGACACGCTGGCGGAGCTGGGCCCGGAGTGGCGCGCGCTGGTGGAGGCCGACCTGTCCGCGCTCACCGTGGGGACCTTCCTCGAGTCGGCGCCCGTGGTGGCCTGCTCCGCCAGAACGGGTGCGGGAGTGGACGCGCTGCGCGCCGCGCTCACCCGGGCCGCGGCGGCGCTGCCCGAGCGGCCTTCGGAGGGCCCCGCCTTCTTGCCAGTCGACCGCGTGTTCACCATCAAGGGCTTTGGCACGGTGGTGACGGGCACGCTGCTGTCGGGAGCGCTGGCGGTGGATGACGCGGTGTCGCTCCTGCCTGGGTTGCCCGGTCCGCTGCGCGTGCGCGGGGTGCAGCGGCATGGCGACGCCGTGTCCGTCGTGGAGGCGGGACAGCGCGCGGCGGTGAACCTCGCCGGCGTGGAGCCGGAGGCGTTGCGCCGGGGGATGGTGCTGGTGCGCGCGGGCGAGCTGCCGGAGACGCGCATGCTCGACGTCGAGTTGACGTTGCTGCCCGCGGCCCCGTCGCCGTTGCCTCGTCGCTCGAAGCTGCTGCTGCACCTGGGCACCGCGCAGGTGGAGGCCACGGTGGCGCTGTTGGATGTGGAGCGGCTGGAGCCGGGCGAGACGACGCTGGCGCAGCTGCGGCTGGGCGCCTCCGTGGGGGCGTTGGTGGGCCAGCGCTTCATCCTGCGCGGCGCGCGAGCCCTTCCGGGCCGAGGCGCCACGGTGGCGGGAGGCCGCATCCTGTCCATCTCCCCGCCGAAGCGGCGCAAAGGCGGCGCAAAGGCGGTGGCGCCCCTGCTGGAGGCGGACCCGGCGGGGCAGGCGGCCTGGCTGCTACGGCAGGCGGGCTATCGCGGGCTGACGCAGCCGGAGCTGTTCGGCCGCTCGGCGCTGGGGCCCCGGGTCCTCACGCGCGCGCTGGAGTTGCTGGGGGCGCGGGGCGGCGCGCTCCTCATCGACCGGGAGCGGCGGCTGTACCTCTCCGGCGAGGTCTTCCTGGCGTTGCAGGGCCGCGCCCTGGCGCTGCTGGCCACCTTCCATGAGCGCGAACCCCTTCGCGAAGGCCTGTCCCGCGAGGAGCTGCGGCAGCGATTGTCCTCGGCGCTGGACGCGCGGGCGTTCCAGCGGGTGTTGCAGTCCCTGGTGGAAGGAGGACGGGTGGAACTGGAGCGGGACGTGGTACGCCTCAAGGGGCGCGGTCGCACGCTGAGCCTGGGGGACACCGCCGCTCGGGCGCGGCTGGCGGCGGAGCTGTCCGCCGCGGCCCTGGCGCCTCCCTCGCTCCCCGAACTGGAGCAGAAGCTCCAGCTTCCCGCCTCCCGGCTGCGTGAGCTGTTGGGCGTCATGGTGGTGGAGGGCGCGGCGGTGCGCGTCTCGGAGGGCTTGTGGTTCGCGGCCGGGGCGCTGGCGTCACTGCGCGAGCGCCTGGTTGCCCACCTGCGCGAGAAGAAGGAGATTACCACCCAGGATTTCAAGGAGATGGTGGGGCAAAGCCGCAAGTTCGTCATCCCCCTGTCCGAATACTTCGACCGGGAGAAGGTCACGCTCCGGGTAGGAGAGAAGCGGGTGCTGCGTCGCGGATGA
- a CDS encoding phosphoribosyltransferase: protein MATKRQSKSTEKASTKKSPAVQAEKLVSIPADVVLAPQVEAPRQPTGKDQSRGRSASSGVKELSWKEFDRAVQQLAGSIKETFEPQVVVGVAHGGVFVGGALAGALGCPFFPVRISRRSRDRGSAAPRTSKTPQLAGEMPAELKGRRVLIVDDVASSGDTLELATALAREAGAKKVATACLVTKPGGFSPDYSALSTASLMVFPWDYEPSTGDARFDEDPDKAGA, encoded by the coding sequence GTGGCGACCAAGCGGCAGAGCAAGTCCACCGAGAAGGCCTCTACGAAGAAGTCCCCTGCGGTCCAGGCGGAGAAGCTCGTCTCCATTCCCGCGGACGTCGTGTTGGCGCCGCAGGTGGAGGCCCCGCGCCAGCCGACGGGGAAGGACCAGTCCCGAGGCCGGTCCGCGTCCAGCGGCGTGAAGGAGCTGTCCTGGAAGGAGTTCGACCGCGCAGTCCAACAGCTCGCGGGTTCCATCAAGGAGACCTTCGAACCCCAGGTGGTGGTCGGTGTGGCCCACGGCGGCGTCTTCGTGGGTGGCGCGCTGGCGGGGGCGCTCGGCTGCCCGTTCTTCCCCGTGCGCATCAGCCGCCGGAGCAGGGACCGGGGCAGCGCCGCGCCTCGCACGTCGAAGACGCCGCAGCTCGCCGGGGAGATGCCCGCGGAGCTGAAGGGCCGCCGCGTGTTGATTGTGGATGACGTGGCCTCCAGCGGTGACACGTTGGAGCTGGCCACCGCCCTGGCGCGCGAGGCGGGCGCGAAGAAGGTGGCCACCGCGTGCCTCGTGACGAAGCCCGGTGGCTTCTCGCCGGACTACTCGGCGCTCTCCACCGCCTCGCTCATGGTCTTCCCCTGGGACTACGAGCCGTCCACCGGCGACGCGCGCTTCGACGAGGACCCGGACAAGGCTGGCGCATGA
- a CDS encoding Leu/Phe/Val dehydrogenase, whose protein sequence is MPRAMSYFTQLLEGGYEAVHLLSDSKSGLRAIVGMHNTRLGPGLGGTRALSTYASEEEAVADALRLARGMTYKAALAGVPHGGGKAVIMLPRGSFDREKIFESFGRAVESLGGRYITTEDSGTSPDDMEHVRRHTKYVVGLKERSGDPSPVTAYGVARAMEATAKHVFGSPDLKGLRVTVLGVGHVGMYLVKELHQRGAKVWVSDINPASVQHAVTQYGVTAVDADALHRMEADIYAPCALGGAINDTTLSLLNVKAVCGAANNQLLTSRHGEQLARRGILYVPDYAANAGGLINVAQEWAGYDRDKAYARASLIFDTIDTVLTRAKESGLRPEQVADRMVEERLAG, encoded by the coding sequence TTGCCGCGCGCCATGAGCTACTTCACGCAGTTGCTTGAGGGCGGCTACGAAGCCGTCCACCTGTTGAGTGATTCGAAGTCGGGCCTGCGTGCCATTGTGGGCATGCACAACACGCGGCTCGGTCCGGGGTTGGGCGGCACTCGCGCGCTGTCCACCTATGCCAGCGAGGAGGAAGCCGTCGCGGACGCGCTCCGGCTGGCGCGCGGAATGACATACAAGGCCGCGCTCGCGGGGGTGCCCCACGGCGGCGGCAAGGCGGTCATCATGCTGCCGCGCGGCAGCTTTGACCGTGAGAAGATTTTCGAGTCCTTCGGCCGCGCGGTGGAGTCCCTGGGCGGGCGCTACATCACCACCGAGGACAGCGGCACCAGCCCCGACGACATGGAGCACGTGCGCCGCCACACGAAGTATGTCGTTGGACTGAAGGAGCGCAGCGGAGACCCGTCGCCGGTGACGGCGTATGGCGTGGCGCGCGCCATGGAAGCCACGGCGAAGCACGTCTTCGGCAGCCCGGACCTGAAGGGCCTGCGCGTCACCGTGCTGGGCGTGGGCCACGTGGGCATGTACCTGGTGAAGGAGCTGCACCAGCGCGGCGCCAAGGTGTGGGTGAGCGACATCAACCCCGCCAGCGTTCAGCACGCGGTGACGCAGTACGGCGTCACGGCGGTGGACGCCGACGCACTGCATCGGATGGAGGCGGACATCTACGCCCCCTGTGCGCTGGGTGGCGCCATCAACGACACCACCCTGTCGCTGCTGAACGTGAAGGCGGTGTGCGGCGCGGCCAACAACCAGCTGCTCACGTCGCGTCACGGCGAGCAGTTGGCCCGGCGCGGCATCCTCTACGTGCCCGACTACGCGGCCAATGCCGGCGGCCTCATCAATGTGGCCCAGGAGTGGGCGGGGTATGACCGGGACAAGGCGTACGCCCGCGCCTCCCTCATCTTCGACACCATCGACACGGTGCTGACCCGCGCGAAGGAATCCGGCCTGCGCCCCGAGCAGGTGGCGGACCGGATGGTCGAGGAGCGGCTGGCCGGCTGA
- a CDS encoding Hsp33 family molecular chaperone HslO, whose amino-acid sequence MSDELVSGMLKNTDLRVVLATTTELSRLARATHGTAPAAAVLLSQALTAAALMGALQKGDARINIQVECDGPLRGLFVDGDTSGLVRGYVKNTYVEYSGNDGQYHWRPVLGNKGFLSVLRDLGGGEYYRSAVELEAFDLAADLERYFRQSDQLPSHVLLAQLPEGGAAEPLGRVAGLLVQPLPSADMEAFAALGERLRRDFVPSLQAHGEAGAAAVLRALLPEPDFEVMSRYPLRFGCSCSKDRVLRALLAMGREELTDLLEKEGQAEATCQFCTTRYVIPGDEIRGMLERGAI is encoded by the coding sequence ATGTCCGACGAGCTTGTCAGTGGAATGTTGAAGAACACGGACCTGCGCGTGGTGCTCGCCACCACGACGGAGCTGTCGCGCCTGGCGCGTGCCACCCATGGCACCGCGCCCGCCGCCGCCGTGCTCCTGTCGCAGGCCCTCACCGCCGCCGCCCTGATGGGGGCCCTGCAGAAGGGCGACGCCCGCATCAACATCCAGGTGGAGTGTGACGGCCCCCTGCGCGGCCTCTTCGTGGATGGGGACACGTCCGGGCTCGTCCGCGGGTACGTGAAGAACACCTACGTGGAGTACTCCGGGAACGACGGGCAGTACCATTGGCGCCCCGTGCTGGGGAACAAGGGCTTCCTGTCCGTGCTGCGGGATTTGGGCGGCGGCGAGTACTACCGCTCCGCGGTGGAGCTGGAGGCCTTCGACCTGGCGGCCGACCTGGAGCGCTACTTCCGTCAGTCGGATCAGCTCCCGTCACATGTGCTGCTGGCGCAGCTGCCGGAAGGCGGGGCCGCGGAGCCGCTGGGCCGCGTTGCCGGCCTGCTCGTCCAGCCGCTGCCCAGCGCGGACATGGAGGCCTTCGCGGCGCTGGGGGAGCGGCTGCGCCGTGACTTCGTGCCCTCGCTCCAGGCGCACGGCGAGGCGGGGGCAGCGGCCGTGCTGCGCGCGCTGCTGCCGGAGCCCGACTTCGAGGTCATGTCGCGTTACCCGCTGCGCTTCGGTTGTTCGTGCAGCAAGGACCGCGTGCTGCGCGCGCTCCTGGCCATGGGACGTGAGGAATTGACGGACCTTCTGGAGAAGGAAGGGCAGGCGGAGGCGACGTGCCAGTTCTGCACGACGCGCTATGTCATTCCTGGAGACGAAATCCGCGGCATGTTGGAGCGCGGCGCCATTTGA
- a CDS encoding succinate dehydrogenase codes for MSTQAAAAVETKTPLLKSRLGSFLAVVPLSIWVINHLWDNLSAFNGADAWQKSVTTYANPFSQVFTFLIVLLPLLMHTGWGLVRLFSFRPNNARYNNYGNLKYILQRITAVGVLAFLGAHIWLAFLYPRLVLGHPEAFDDIAREMHHHAPTLVVYLLGTLGTSYHLANGLQGFAMGWGLLSSERSMRKFEPVVIILFLVLTAMSWAVIYALYTAGAAFSPVGATPP; via the coding sequence ATGAGCACCCAAGCCGCTGCCGCAGTAGAGACGAAGACACCGCTCCTCAAGTCCCGCCTGGGCTCGTTCCTCGCGGTGGTTCCCCTGTCCATCTGGGTCATCAACCACCTGTGGGACAACCTCTCCGCCTTCAACGGCGCGGACGCCTGGCAGAAGTCGGTGACGACGTACGCCAACCCGTTCTCCCAGGTCTTCACCTTCCTCATCGTCCTGCTGCCGCTGCTGATGCACACCGGCTGGGGCCTGGTGCGCCTGTTCAGCTTCCGGCCGAACAACGCCCGCTACAACAACTACGGCAACCTCAAGTACATCCTCCAGCGCATCACCGCGGTGGGCGTGCTGGCCTTCCTGGGCGCCCACATCTGGCTGGCGTTCCTCTACCCGCGGCTGGTGCTGGGTCACCCGGAGGCGTTCGATGACATCGCCCGGGAGATGCACCACCACGCGCCCACCCTGGTCGTCTACCTGCTGGGCACCCTGGGCACCTCCTACCACCTGGCCAACGGCCTCCAGGGCTTCGCCATGGGCTGGGGTCTGCTCTCCAGCGAGCGCTCCATGCGCAAGTTCGAGCCGGTGGTCATCATCCTCTTCCTGGTCCTGACGGCGATGAGCTGGGCGGTCATCTACGCGCTCTACACCGCGGGCGCCGCCTTCAGCCCCGTGGGTGCCACCCCTCCGTGA
- a CDS encoding single-stranded DNA-binding protein: MAGGVNKVILIGNLGADPEVRFTPGGQAVANFRIATSESWVDKNGQKQERTEWHRIVVWGKLAELCGEYLKKGRQCYVEGRLQTREWTDKENRKNYTTEVVANAVTFLGGGGRDAGDGMGGGGGGGGRRQFSQPRGGDNNDYGQPPPDDMGGGHGGGNGDDDIPF; encoded by the coding sequence ATGGCTGGAGGCGTGAACAAGGTCATCCTCATCGGCAACCTCGGGGCGGACCCGGAGGTCCGGTTCACTCCCGGCGGTCAGGCGGTGGCGAACTTCCGCATCGCCACCAGCGAGAGCTGGGTCGACAAGAATGGCCAGAAGCAGGAGCGGACCGAGTGGCACCGCATCGTCGTCTGGGGAAAGCTCGCGGAGCTCTGCGGCGAGTACCTGAAGAAGGGACGGCAGTGCTACGTCGAGGGCCGCCTGCAGACGCGCGAGTGGACGGACAAGGAGAACCGGAAGAACTACACCACCGAGGTGGTGGCCAACGCCGTGACGTTCCTCGGCGGTGGTGGCCGTGACGCCGGAGACGGCATGGGCGGCGGGGGCGGGGGCGGTGGACGCCGGCAGTTCTCCCAGCCGCGAGGGGGAGACAACAACGACTACGGTCAGCCGCCTCCGGACGACATGGGCGGTGGCCATGGCGGCGGCAACGGCGACGACGACATCCCCTTCTAG
- the dacB gene encoding D-alanyl-D-alanine carboxypeptidase/D-alanyl-D-alanine endopeptidase: MQVHRASSILAVSAIIFLSLSHAAHAAPAPAEKRADREALKSALLQVLQRAPLKASRMGVLMQSLDDGAVVFSHNADELLNPASNVKLVTSAAALASLGPEFRYDTEFLVEPELGADGKVKTLYVRGKGDPSMTTERLWGIVAELWHAGVRDVGEIVVDDSWFDAERTPPGYDQEDTDRAYMAPTGAVSLNWNAVAIYLRPGNAPGAKGVVEMEPPSDYFVVENQLTTGPRRARRVSVTSDPAGLQQKIVVRGQLPGERGGAVSVWKKIDNPPMYFGQSLKQMLVTRGVKMKGKVKLGKTSTKARMLHVSQSDTFDVLLKRLNKLSSNFVAEQLLKTMGAELRGSPGSFTKGVDVVEQFLERDVGIPRGTYVMKNGSGLNDANRFSATQLNQLLRHMVQRFPFSPEYLSSVPIAGKDGTLKYRFEGSDAVGRLRAKTGTLESVSALSGYVTSAGGERFTFSIMANDFAGRAGPIVAGLDALGAAVAATGSSLGPSTAVAALADSGRPSGAVDDVAARIKTYLDLGAQRDQRNIGFLRTAWRSERDPAVRAVLAESLYQSNPHDYLGARTLLDSYSATAEVYGRLKDVARVLSVEVPGVSSMVELAAGGNAEALARVLELAGAAGSDAQAQSEMAEALGEVARTAPEELVVALRAASASDRDACTTLLARGLVQAGQADHPFWKSLRRTLGASDPRLASFAKGLDSTLSQKVAEAKAPAKTPEGFTPVQMVAPAGNAPESSTADNRPGG; encoded by the coding sequence GTGCAGGTCCATCGAGCCAGCTCCATCTTGGCCGTGTCGGCCATTATTTTCCTGTCGCTTTCTCACGCAGCGCACGCCGCGCCCGCTCCAGCGGAGAAGCGCGCGGACCGCGAGGCCCTCAAGTCCGCGCTGCTGCAGGTCCTCCAGCGCGCGCCACTGAAGGCCAGTCGCATGGGCGTGCTCATGCAGAGCCTGGACGACGGCGCGGTGGTGTTCAGCCACAACGCCGACGAACTGCTCAACCCCGCCTCCAACGTGAAGCTGGTGACGTCCGCCGCCGCGCTCGCGTCGCTGGGGCCCGAGTTCCGCTACGACACCGAGTTCCTGGTGGAGCCGGAGCTGGGCGCGGACGGCAAGGTGAAGACGCTCTACGTGCGCGGCAAGGGCGACCCGTCCATGACGACGGAGCGCCTGTGGGGCATCGTCGCGGAGCTGTGGCACGCCGGCGTGCGCGACGTGGGCGAAATCGTGGTGGATGACTCGTGGTTCGACGCCGAGCGCACGCCGCCCGGTTATGACCAGGAGGACACGGACCGCGCCTACATGGCGCCCACCGGCGCGGTGAGCCTCAACTGGAACGCGGTGGCCATCTACCTGCGGCCCGGCAACGCGCCGGGCGCCAAGGGCGTGGTGGAGATGGAGCCGCCCAGCGACTACTTCGTGGTGGAGAACCAGCTCACCACCGGGCCGCGGCGCGCGCGCCGGGTGTCCGTCACGTCGGACCCCGCGGGCCTCCAGCAGAAGATTGTCGTGCGCGGCCAGCTCCCGGGGGAGCGCGGCGGCGCCGTCAGCGTCTGGAAGAAGATCGACAACCCGCCCATGTACTTCGGCCAGTCGCTCAAGCAGATGCTGGTGACGCGCGGCGTGAAGATGAAGGGCAAGGTGAAGCTGGGCAAGACGTCCACCAAGGCCCGCATGCTGCACGTGTCGCAGTCGGACACGTTCGACGTGCTCCTCAAGCGCCTCAACAAGCTGTCCAGCAACTTCGTCGCCGAGCAGCTTCTCAAGACGATGGGCGCCGAGCTGCGCGGCTCGCCGGGCTCCTTCACCAAGGGCGTGGACGTGGTGGAGCAGTTCCTGGAGCGCGACGTGGGCATCCCCCGCGGCACCTACGTGATGAAGAACGGCAGCGGGCTGAACGACGCCAACCGCTTCTCCGCCACGCAGCTCAACCAGCTGCTGCGGCACATGGTGCAGCGCTTCCCCTTCTCGCCGGAGTACCTGTCGTCGGTGCCCATCGCGGGCAAGGACGGCACGCTCAAGTACCGCTTCGAGGGCAGTGACGCGGTGGGCCGGCTGCGCGCCAAGACGGGCACCCTGGAGAGCGTGTCCGCGCTGAGCGGCTACGTGACGAGCGCGGGCGGGGAGCGCTTCACCTTCTCCATCATGGCCAACGACTTCGCGGGCCGCGCCGGTCCCATCGTCGCGGGCCTGGACGCGCTGGGCGCGGCGGTGGCCGCCACCGGCTCCAGCCTGGGGCCGTCCACGGCGGTGGCCGCGCTGGCGGACAGCGGGCGGCCCTCGGGCGCAGTGGACGACGTGGCCGCTCGCATCAAGACGTACCTGGACCTGGGCGCGCAGCGCGACCAGCGCAACATCGGCTTCCTGCGCACCGCGTGGCGCAGCGAGAGAGACCCGGCCGTGCGCGCGGTGCTGGCGGAGAGCCTCTACCAGTCCAACCCGCACGACTACCTGGGCGCACGCACGCTGCTGGACAGCTATTCGGCCACCGCCGAGGTCTACGGCCGGCTGAAGGACGTGGCGCGGGTGCTGTCCGTGGAGGTGCCGGGCGTCAGCAGCATGGTGGAGCTGGCGGCGGGCGGAAACGCCGAGGCGCTGGCCCGGGTGCTGGAGCTGGCGGGCGCGGCGGGCTCGGACGCCCAGGCCCAGTCGGAGATGGCCGAGGCCCTGGGCGAGGTGGCCCGCACCGCGCCGGAGGAGCTGGTGGTGGCGCTTCGGGCCGCCAGCGCCAGTGACCGGGACGCGTGCACCACGCTGCTCGCGCGGGGGCTGGTGCAGGCGGGGCAGGCGGACCACCCCTTCTGGAAGTCGCTGCGCCGCACGCTGGGCGCTTCGGACCCACGGCTGGCGTCCTTCGCCAAGGGGTTGGACTCCACGCTGTCGCAGAAGGTGGCGGAGGCCAAGGCCCCGGCGAAGACGCCGGAGGGCTTCACCCCCGTGCAGATGGTGGCGCCCGCGGGCAACGCGCCCGAGTCCTCCACCGCCGACAACCGCCCGGGCGGGTAG